A genomic segment from Deinococcus sp. YIM 77859 encodes:
- a CDS encoding YhgE/Pip domain-containing protein, giving the protein MSDHRSISPDSGSRRSLIADYRQLTPSERRLWRAPLMWGAALAILFIPVLYVAIYLASVWDPYGHLEALPVALVNSDAGTTYRGKTYHLGRDLVEELRQDPPVRLISYPSERAAQEAVRRGDVYFALTIPPNFSRQAVAAKSSEHGALHLYSSPGTSYFASRVGSSVAEELASSINSRLGSNRWEVVQTSLADLQQGFRDLKAATRQLRDGASRLEDGAGQLARGAGDLAQGAASAHTGGEQLTRGAQKLSAGVSRLTGGTAQLSAGLRQLNRGAPDAPQLQPLRQGAAQLVQGSASLANGLKQLQGGAQQLQSGTADLARGAGQVKRGADSLAGGLPQLSNGLGQLQGGAQELSGGAGKLAQAAKQLQGGAQQLAAQLQNGPQVLSVGASDLARGAGQLEAGLEKLQAGAETVQSRLGPAVQGSADAAKGAERLAQGSEQLRAGAAGLEAGAVTLADKLGEAAEGSTNAAKGAERLAQGAAQLQSGVHRLQTGAAALAEKTGAAAAGAQRLAVGAQSLQQGVNTLVEGNIRIKGALKTITGELPAQQDLDQLRDGARTLAAKTGELTQGLGRLQTGAQRVATGTVKLQSGARDLQEGLRRLYDRVPDRIEQLGGDPEGLAASVVVREQAAAPVKNNGEAFAPYFIALALWVGGTLTTFLFPYLLLPESGRNTSQLARVLRKLTVPAAYVVAQALIVVLGVRLLGASFLHPGLVVLTAVTGSLTFLGLILALNLLLGAAGRLLALVLLVLQLAASGGSYPVELSSPFFRAIHTFIPVTDVVNALRFAMFGAYEGQYGVFMARMLLVGLVGVGVALLSRSRWQFTPDEQFRSPIITDVG; this is encoded by the coding sequence CGGCAAAACGTACCACCTGGGCCGGGACCTGGTGGAGGAGCTGCGGCAGGACCCGCCCGTTAGGCTGATCTCCTATCCGAGCGAGCGGGCCGCGCAGGAGGCGGTGCGGCGCGGCGACGTGTACTTTGCCCTGACCATTCCGCCGAACTTCAGCCGTCAGGCGGTGGCGGCAAAAAGCAGCGAGCACGGGGCGCTGCACCTCTACAGCAGTCCCGGCACGAGCTACTTCGCCAGCCGGGTGGGCAGCAGTGTGGCGGAGGAACTCGCCAGCAGCATCAACAGCCGGCTGGGCAGCAACCGCTGGGAGGTGGTCCAAACGTCCCTTGCGGACCTGCAACAGGGGTTCCGTGACCTCAAGGCCGCTACTCGCCAGCTGCGGGACGGGGCGAGCCGCCTAGAGGACGGCGCGGGCCAGCTGGCGCGGGGTGCCGGAGACCTCGCGCAGGGGGCAGCCTCGGCCCACACGGGGGGAGAGCAGCTCACGCGGGGCGCGCAGAAGCTCTCGGCGGGAGTCAGCCGCCTCACCGGGGGCACGGCCCAGCTCAGCGCCGGGCTGCGGCAACTGAACCGGGGAGCCCCCGACGCCCCGCAGCTTCAGCCCCTCCGGCAGGGGGCGGCGCAGCTCGTGCAGGGCAGTGCGAGCCTGGCGAACGGACTGAAGCAGCTCCAGGGCGGAGCACAGCAGCTTCAGTCCGGAACCGCCGACCTCGCTCGGGGTGCTGGGCAGGTCAAGCGCGGCGCGGACAGTCTTGCTGGGGGGTTGCCGCAGCTCTCGAATGGTCTTGGCCAGCTGCAGGGGGGGGCACAGGAGTTGAGCGGCGGGGCGGGAAAGCTGGCGCAGGCGGCAAAACAGCTTCAGGGAGGTGCCCAGCAGCTTGCGGCGCAGCTTCAGAATGGACCCCAGGTGCTCAGCGTCGGCGCGTCGGACCTCGCCCGAGGAGCGGGGCAACTCGAGGCCGGGCTGGAGAAGCTTCAGGCGGGAGCAGAGACCGTGCAGAGCAGGCTGGGCCCAGCGGTACAGGGCAGTGCCGACGCCGCCAAAGGCGCTGAGCGCCTGGCCCAGGGGTCAGAACAGCTCAGGGCTGGAGCCGCCGGATTGGAGGCAGGGGCCGTCACCCTCGCCGACAAGCTCGGTGAAGCCGCCGAGGGCAGCACGAACGCGGCAAAGGGTGCAGAACGACTGGCGCAGGGCGCCGCGCAGCTCCAGAGCGGGGTGCACAGGCTCCAGACCGGAGCCGCAGCCCTCGCCGAGAAGACCGGGGCGGCGGCCGCGGGAGCGCAGCGGCTGGCGGTTGGTGCGCAGTCCCTCCAGCAGGGTGTGAACACGCTGGTGGAGGGCAATATCAGGATAAAAGGCGCCTTGAAGACGATCACCGGCGAGTTGCCCGCGCAGCAGGACTTGGATCAGCTTCGGGACGGCGCGCGCACCCTCGCCGCGAAGACGGGAGAACTCACGCAGGGCCTGGGCCGGCTCCAAACCGGCGCCCAGCGAGTGGCGACGGGAACGGTGAAGCTGCAGAGTGGAGCGCGGGACCTGCAGGAGGGCCTCCGCCGGCTGTACGACCGAGTGCCGGACCGAATCGAGCAGCTGGGCGGTGACCCGGAGGGCCTCGCTGCCAGTGTGGTCGTCCGCGAGCAGGCCGCCGCGCCCGTGAAGAACAACGGGGAAGCCTTTGCGCCGTACTTCATCGCGCTGGCGCTGTGGGTGGGCGGCACGCTGACCACCTTTCTCTTTCCCTACCTGCTGCTGCCCGAGAGCGGCCGGAACACGTCCCAGCTCGCGCGCGTGCTGCGCAAGCTCACGGTGCCCGCCGCCTACGTGGTCGCGCAGGCGCTGATTGTGGTGCTGGGCGTGCGCCTGTTGGGCGCGAGCTTCCTGCATCCCGGTCTGGTGGTGCTCACCGCCGTGACCGGTAGCCTGACCTTTCTGGGGCTCATTCTCGCCCTCAATCTGCTCCTCGGGGCGGCGGGCCGCCTGCTCGCGCTGGTGCTGTTGGTGCTGCAACTCGCTGCCTCGGGCGGCAGCTACCCGGTGGAGCTGTCTTCGCCGTTTTTCCGAGCGATTCACACCTTTATTCCGGTGACCGACGTGGTGAATGCCCTCCGCTTTGCCATGTTCGGCGCCTACGAGGGGCAGTACGGGGTGTTCATGGCCCGCATGCTGCTCGTGGGCCTGGTCGGCGTTGGGGTGGCCCTCCTCAGCCGCTCCCGCTGGCAGTTCACGCCCGACGAGCAGTTCCGCTCGCCGATCATCACGGATGTGGGCTGA
- the ubiE gene encoding bifunctional demethylmenaquinone methyltransferase/2-methoxy-6-polyprenyl-1,4-benzoquinol methylase UbiE, giving the protein MTSRPPVGDKQDRSRQVQVMFAAIAPRYDLLNRVLSLGVDRLWRREAAREALALKPARVLDVATGTGDFALELKARAPQTEVIGSDFVPQMLEIARAKARARHLTLRLEEGDALNLPYPDASFDAVTCAFGFRNFADYARGLAELWRVLRPGGRLVILEFPPPRPGLFGRLFRFYFRRVLPRIGALVSGNAGAYTYLPESVLAFPDPERLAGLMHATGFRTRYRLLTFGIAAIHVGDKASSPQALSPHP; this is encoded by the coding sequence ATGACCAGCCGCCCCCCCGTGGGAGACAAGCAAGACCGGAGCCGCCAGGTCCAGGTGATGTTCGCCGCCATCGCGCCCCGCTACGACCTGCTCAACCGCGTCCTGAGTTTGGGTGTGGACCGCCTGTGGCGGCGGGAGGCGGCGCGCGAGGCGCTGGCCCTGAAGCCCGCACGGGTGCTCGACGTGGCGACGGGAACGGGCGACTTCGCCCTCGAGCTCAAAGCCCGCGCGCCGCAGACCGAGGTGATCGGCAGCGACTTCGTGCCGCAGATGCTGGAGATTGCCCGTGCAAAGGCGCGTGCCCGGCACCTGACCCTGCGGCTGGAGGAGGGAGACGCCCTCAACCTTCCCTACCCGGACGCCTCCTTTGACGCGGTGACCTGCGCCTTTGGCTTCCGCAACTTCGCGGACTACGCACGCGGCCTTGCCGAACTGTGGCGGGTGCTCCGGCCGGGGGGCCGCCTGGTGATTCTGGAATTTCCGCCGCCCCGTCCGGGACTGTTCGGGCGGCTCTTTCGCTTCTACTTCCGCCGAGTGCTGCCGCGCATCGGGGCCCTGGTCAGCGGCAATGCGGGAGCATACACGTACCTCCCGGAAAGCGTGCTGGCCTTTCCGGACCCCGAGCGGCTCGCCGGACTGATGCACGCCACCGGCTTCCGCACCCGGTACCGCCTGCTCACCTTTGGCATCGCGGCCATTCACGTGGGGGACAAGGCCTCAAGCCCTCAAGCCCTCAGCCCACATCCGTGA